Proteins from a genomic interval of Phycisphaerae bacterium RAS1:
- the puuC gene encoding Aldehyde dehydrogenase PuuC encodes MSTATAPQVNLGPAKLLINGEWQAAASGKTFETINPATEEVITRVPDADQHDVDRAVASARRAFEEGPWSKMSATERGRLMYKLADLIEANKKDLAALETLDNGKPMGDSLKADLPLTIACYRYYAGWADKIHGKTIPVNGPYFCYTRHEPVGVAAQIIPWNFPLLMQAWKLGPALAAGCTVVMKVAEQTPLSALRVGELALEAGFPPGVLNILTGFGPSAGAPLARHMDVDKVAFTGSTEVGHLIMKYAAESNLKRVTLELGGKSPNIVFADTDLDAAVEGAYFALFFNQGQCCCAGSRLYVEEKVHDEFVSKMVAKAKARKVGDPFARETQQGPQVDKDQFNKVMSYIDAGKKDGAKMETGGNRVGNKGFFIEPTVFTNVKDEMKIAQEEIFGPVLSVIRFKDVDDVVKRANKSMYGLAAAVWTRDIEKAHAIANRVRAGTVWVNCYDVFDAAAPFGGYKQSGIGRELGEYGLANYTEVKTVTVKI; translated from the coding sequence ATGTCCACCGCTACTGCTCCCCAGGTCAATCTCGGCCCTGCCAAGCTGCTGATCAACGGCGAATGGCAGGCTGCCGCCAGCGGAAAGACGTTCGAGACAATCAACCCCGCGACTGAAGAAGTGATAACGCGCGTCCCCGACGCAGATCAGCACGATGTCGATCGCGCCGTCGCCTCCGCCCGCCGCGCCTTTGAGGAAGGCCCCTGGTCTAAGATGTCGGCCACGGAGCGCGGCCGGCTGATGTACAAGCTGGCCGATCTGATCGAGGCGAACAAGAAAGACCTGGCCGCGCTGGAGACGCTCGACAACGGCAAGCCGATGGGCGACTCGCTCAAGGCCGACCTGCCGCTCACGATCGCCTGCTATCGCTACTACGCCGGCTGGGCCGACAAGATTCACGGCAAGACCATTCCGGTCAACGGCCCGTACTTCTGCTACACGCGGCACGAGCCGGTCGGCGTCGCTGCCCAGATCATTCCCTGGAACTTCCCGTTGCTCATGCAGGCTTGGAAGCTCGGCCCTGCGCTCGCCGCCGGCTGCACGGTCGTTATGAAGGTTGCCGAGCAGACGCCGCTCTCGGCTCTGCGCGTCGGCGAGCTGGCCCTGGAGGCCGGCTTCCCGCCGGGCGTGCTGAACATCCTGACCGGCTTCGGCCCGTCGGCCGGCGCCCCGTTGGCCAGGCACATGGACGTGGACAAGGTCGCCTTCACCGGTTCGACCGAGGTCGGCCACCTCATCATGAAGTACGCCGCCGAGAGCAACCTGAAGCGCGTCACGCTGGAACTTGGCGGGAAAAGCCCGAACATCGTGTTCGCCGACACTGATCTCGACGCCGCGGTCGAAGGGGCCTACTTCGCGTTGTTCTTCAACCAGGGGCAGTGCTGCTGCGCCGGCTCGCGCCTCTACGTCGAGGAGAAGGTGCACGACGAATTCGTCAGCAAGATGGTCGCCAAGGCCAAGGCCCGCAAGGTCGGCGATCCGTTCGCGCGCGAGACGCAGCAGGGGCCGCAGGTGGATAAGGACCAGTTCAACAAGGTGATGAGCTACATCGACGCCGGCAAGAAGGACGGCGCGAAGATGGAAACCGGCGGCAACCGCGTCGGCAACAAGGGCTTCTTCATCGAGCCGACCGTCTTCACCAACGTGAAGGACGAGATGAAAATCGCGCAGGAGGAAATCTTCGGCCCGGTCCTGTCCGTCATCCGCTTCAAGGACGTGGACGACGTCGTGAAACGCGCCAACAAGAGCATGTACGGCCTGGCCGCCGCCGTCTGGACGCGCGACATCGAGAAGGCGCACGCCATCGCCAATCGCGTCCGCGCCGGGACGGTGTGGGTGAACTGCTACGACGTCTTCGACGCCGCCGCCCCCTTCGGCGGCTACAAGCAGTCGGGCATCGGTCGCGAGCTGGGCGAGTACGGCCTGGCGAACTACACGGAAGTGAAGACGGTGACGGTGAAAATCTAG